A genomic region of Zingiber officinale cultivar Zhangliang unplaced genomic scaffold, Zo_v1.1 ctg133, whole genome shotgun sequence contains the following coding sequences:
- the LOC122036143 gene encoding protein TIC 20-I, chloroplastic-like isoform X1 → MMLNAAFLRSDGFNFLHVKQYFSLKHVHPICAPARTLKFRSPCIAYQGKAFPPLRGSLPFSPLLHGQHGDALKLSLSADGGSSRARSAVVSRASKAPALFTYPPMTTKPNWWWRTLACTPYLLPLHLMWLHAVTAYHLQRLLENWDFLVNPFIDTITLMPNWFMMVLIFAAYYLVVRRKEWPHFLRFHVIMAMLLENGYQAIAIACTWLPNTFYRGKLGATFWLAVTFMQLYTVVECMRSALSGMYADVPLVSDTAYLHSDLKLF, encoded by the exons ATGATGCTCAATGCTGCTTTTCTGCGATCAGACGGCTTCAACTTTCTGCATGTGAAACAGTATTTTTCTCTCAAACACGTTCATCCCATCTGTGCTCCAGCAAGAACTCTTAAATTTAGGAGTCCTTGTATAGCTTATCAAGGCAAGGCATTTCCTCCTCTTAGAG GTTCCCTGCCCTTTAGCCCACTTCTACATGGACAACATGGAGATGCACTTAAGTTGTCCTTATCAGCGGACGGCGGTAGCAGCAGGGCAAGATCTGCAGTAGTTTCCAGGGCATCAAAGGCTCCTGCTCTCTTCACTTATCCTCCCATGACCACCAAGCCCAACTGGTGGTGGAGAACCTTGGCCTGCACTCCATATCTCCTACCTCTTCACTTGATGTGGCTGCATGCCGTCACAGCATACCATCTCCAACGCCTACTGGAAAACTGGGATTTCCTAGTGAATCCTTTTATCGACACGATCACATTGATGCCAAATTGGTTTATGATGGTGCTCATATTTGCTGCTTATTATCTCGTTGTGAGGCGAAAAGAATGGCCTCATTTTTTGCGGTTTCATGTTATCATGGCCATGCTACTGGAGAATGGATACCAAGCGATAGCCATTGCCTGCACTTGGCTTCCGAACACATTCTACCGTGGTAAGCTAGGGGCGACCTTCTGGCTTGCAGTTACGTTTATGCAGTTGTACACTGTGGTGGAATGTATGAGATCTGCACTCAGCGGCATGTATGCCGATGTGCCTCTTGTCTCAGACACGGCATATCTTCATTCCGATCtaaaattgttttaa
- the LOC122036143 gene encoding protein TIC 20-I, chloroplastic-like isoform X2 — protein sequence MMLNAAFLRSDGFNFLHVKQYFSLKHVHPICAPARTLKFRSPCIAYQGSLPFSPLLHGQHGDALKLSLSADGGSSRARSAVVSRASKAPALFTYPPMTTKPNWWWRTLACTPYLLPLHLMWLHAVTAYHLQRLLENWDFLVNPFIDTITLMPNWFMMVLIFAAYYLVVRRKEWPHFLRFHVIMAMLLENGYQAIAIACTWLPNTFYRGKLGATFWLAVTFMQLYTVVECMRSALSGMYADVPLVSDTAYLHSDLKLF from the exons ATGATGCTCAATGCTGCTTTTCTGCGATCAGACGGCTTCAACTTTCTGCATGTGAAACAGTATTTTTCTCTCAAACACGTTCATCCCATCTGTGCTCCAGCAAGAACTCTTAAATTTAGGAGTCCTTGTATAGCTTATCAAG GTTCCCTGCCCTTTAGCCCACTTCTACATGGACAACATGGAGATGCACTTAAGTTGTCCTTATCAGCGGACGGCGGTAGCAGCAGGGCAAGATCTGCAGTAGTTTCCAGGGCATCAAAGGCTCCTGCTCTCTTCACTTATCCTCCCATGACCACCAAGCCCAACTGGTGGTGGAGAACCTTGGCCTGCACTCCATATCTCCTACCTCTTCACTTGATGTGGCTGCATGCCGTCACAGCATACCATCTCCAACGCCTACTGGAAAACTGGGATTTCCTAGTGAATCCTTTTATCGACACGATCACATTGATGCCAAATTGGTTTATGATGGTGCTCATATTTGCTGCTTATTATCTCGTTGTGAGGCGAAAAGAATGGCCTCATTTTTTGCGGTTTCATGTTATCATGGCCATGCTACTGGAGAATGGATACCAAGCGATAGCCATTGCCTGCACTTGGCTTCCGAACACATTCTACCGTGGTAAGCTAGGGGCGACCTTCTGGCTTGCAGTTACGTTTATGCAGTTGTACACTGTGGTGGAATGTATGAGATCTGCACTCAGCGGCATGTATGCCGATGTGCCTCTTGTCTCAGACACGGCATATCTTCATTCCGATCtaaaattgttttaa
- the LOC122036091 gene encoding uncharacterized protein LOC122036091, which produces MHSRNRCGGGDSWASMGLRAALTSAGVVTVAVALRLAGLPILWFLAAEVPRVYDSALDWIRPPYLYLVINGIIISIAASSRFQKKTPSSDDPPQTQQLAAMDPADLVVQGTEYGTELADDAQTRESIYDKVKEEAKDEVIEEEEEEFVISRSNWSPKRRKALSEDVSREPPASSVEKPLVSTRFSHRKAAKPSPEGKALGVARKPRRNETLESTWRTITEGRAVPFARHLKKSDTWDTRGERQEAAAVMMRKSETFNERAAVASASPGSGGSSAGRLRREASLGHDELNRRVEAFIKKFNDEMRLQRQESLRHYREMVSRDSH; this is translated from the exons ATGCATTCCAGGAACAGGTGCGGTGGCGGAGATAGCTGGGCTTCGATGGGATTGAGGGCGGCGCTCACCTCCGCCGGAGTGGTGACGGTGGCCGTGGCTCTCCGCCTCGCTGGCCTGCCAATCCTCTGGTTCCTAGCTGCAGAGGTCCCCCGGGTATACGATTCCGCTCTCGACTGGATCCGCCCTCCCTACCTCTACCTCGTCATCAACGGCATCATTATATCCATCGCCGCCTCGTCCCGCTTCCAGAAGAAGACTCCATCCTCCGATGATCCGCCGCAGACGCAGCAGCTCGCCGCGATGGATCCTGCGGATTTGGTGGTTCAGGGGACGGAGTACGGTACCGAGCTTGCAGACGATGCGCAGACGCGGGAGTCGATCTACGATAAGGTGAAGGAGGAGGCGAAGGATGAAGTgattgaggaggaggaggaggagttcGTGATATCGAGGTCGAACTGGTCGCCGAAACGACGGAAGGCATTGTCGGAGGACGTTTCGAGGGAGCCTCCTGCCTCCTCGGTGGAGAAACCGCTGGTTTCCACCCGGTTCAGCCACCGCAAGGCCGCCAAGCCCAGTCCTGAAG GGAAGGCGCTCGGAGTGGCGAGGAAGCCGAGGCGGAACGAGACATTGGAGAGCACCTGGCGGACGATCACTGAGGGCCGGGCTGTGCCGTTCGCCCGTCACCTCAAAAAGTCCGACACATGGGACACCCGAGGCGAACGGCAGGAGGCAGCAGCGGTGATGATGCGGAAGTCGGAGACTTTCAACGAGAGAGCGGCGGTGGCCTCAGCGTCGCCAGGGAGCGGGGGGTCGTCAGCGGGAAGGCTGAGGAGGGAGGCGTCGCTGGGACATGACGAGCTGAACCGGCGAGTGGAGGCTTTCATCAAGAAGTTTAACGATGAGATGAGACTGCAGCGGCAGGAATCGCTGAGGCACTACAGGGAGATGGTCAGCCGCGACAGCCATTAG